In Sphingomonas sp. PAMC26645, one DNA window encodes the following:
- a CDS encoding dihydrolipoyl dehydrogenase produces MTKLTCDVAIIGAGTAGLAAERSARRNGAKTLLIDEGFGGTTCASVGCMPSKLLIAAGNAMHAVEHASVFGVDASGKVDGVAVMARVRKERDAFVAGVEKSIDKLPEEVKIEARAKFAGATILSLSDGREVHAKSVVIATGSSPAIPEMFDAVRDRVLTNESIFDLNDLPKSLGVIGAGALGLELAQAMARLGVDTMVFDTGETIGGLKDPHVAEAYHAILEREMPILLGVELTVEPDGDGVKLAWSGSASSEQRFDYLLVATGRPPRIKGIGLETTGLVLDEHGMPDFDLETMQCGTAPIFIAGDADHDRAVLHEASAEGMIAGRNAASYPEVTPGKRTVPFAITFTHPNVAVIGKIAKDDDADTVIGTASYDDQGRAKVEACNAGLVRFYADRRDGRLTGATMAGPAVEHSAHLIAWAIQSGWTATEVLDLPIYHPTFEEGMKGALRSICSEVHAPTPPDRDDGFTPGT; encoded by the coding sequence ATGACCAAGCTGACCTGCGACGTGGCAATCATCGGTGCCGGAACCGCCGGCCTCGCCGCCGAGCGCAGCGCCCGACGCAATGGCGCCAAGACGCTGCTGATCGACGAAGGCTTCGGCGGCACGACCTGCGCGAGCGTGGGATGCATGCCCTCCAAGCTGTTGATCGCGGCCGGTAACGCGATGCACGCGGTCGAGCACGCGTCGGTGTTCGGCGTCGACGCGTCGGGCAAGGTCGACGGCGTAGCGGTGATGGCGCGGGTTCGGAAAGAACGTGATGCGTTCGTCGCGGGTGTCGAGAAATCGATCGATAAGCTGCCCGAGGAGGTGAAAATCGAAGCACGCGCCAAATTTGCGGGTGCGACGATTCTGTCGTTGAGTGACGGCCGCGAGGTACACGCGAAGTCGGTGGTGATCGCGACCGGATCGAGCCCTGCGATCCCCGAGATGTTCGACGCGGTGCGCGACCGCGTGCTGACCAACGAAAGCATCTTCGATCTCAACGACCTTCCGAAGTCGCTCGGCGTCATCGGCGCGGGCGCATTGGGCCTCGAACTGGCGCAAGCAATGGCACGGCTTGGCGTCGACACGATGGTGTTCGACACGGGCGAGACGATCGGCGGGTTGAAGGACCCCCACGTCGCCGAGGCCTACCACGCGATTCTGGAGCGCGAGATGCCGATCCTGCTCGGTGTCGAACTGACGGTCGAGCCGGACGGCGATGGCGTCAAGCTGGCTTGGAGTGGTTCCGCATCGAGTGAGCAGCGCTTCGACTATCTGCTCGTTGCGACCGGGCGGCCGCCGCGGATCAAGGGTATCGGACTGGAGACGACTGGCCTCGTGCTCGATGAGCATGGCATGCCGGACTTTGACCTCGAGACGATGCAGTGCGGCACGGCACCGATCTTCATTGCGGGCGACGCCGACCATGACCGCGCGGTGCTGCACGAGGCGTCGGCGGAGGGCATGATCGCGGGGCGGAACGCGGCGAGCTACCCCGAGGTGACGCCGGGCAAGCGTACCGTGCCGTTCGCGATCACCTTTACGCATCCCAACGTCGCGGTCATCGGCAAGATCGCCAAGGATGACGATGCCGACACTGTCATCGGTACCGCGTCGTATGACGATCAGGGCCGCGCGAAGGTCGAGGCGTGCAATGCCGGGTTGGTCCGCTTCTACGCTGATCGCCGCGACGGGCGCCTGACCGGTGCGACGATGGCGGGGCCTGCGGTCGAGCATAGCGCGCATCTGATCGCGTGGGCGATCCAGAGCGGATGGACCGCGACCGAAGTGCTCGACCTGCCGATTTACCATCCAACGTTCGAGGAGGGGATGAAGGGTGCGCTTCGTTCGATATGTAGCGAGGTGCATGCGCCTACCCCGCCGGATCGGGATGACGGGTTCACGCCGGGGACGTAA
- a CDS encoding glutathione S-transferase family protein, whose amino-acid sequence MLTLHHLNYSRSIRVLWLLEELGIEYDLVKYERDENFRAPSALKAIHPLGKAPVLVDDALTLAESAPILSYIDERYGDRRFSPPVDSDAAAVHDEWLQYVESSASLPIMMTSLGKRMGGLPDGLAKFTGPEVTKTLDYIGAGVGDGPYLMGEQLMLADIQMCYILAIAESAGLLKEHPDVAAYLDRLRARPAFIAATEIGGPLMPARR is encoded by the coding sequence ATGTTAACGCTCCACCACCTGAACTACTCGCGCTCGATCCGCGTACTCTGGCTGCTCGAAGAGCTCGGCATCGAATACGACCTCGTAAAATACGAGCGTGACGAGAATTTCCGCGCGCCGTCCGCATTGAAAGCGATCCATCCGCTCGGCAAGGCGCCGGTGCTGGTCGACGATGCGCTGACGCTCGCCGAGAGCGCGCCGATCCTGTCGTACATCGACGAGCGTTACGGTGACCGCCGCTTCTCGCCGCCGGTCGACAGCGATGCCGCCGCCGTGCACGACGAGTGGCTGCAATATGTCGAAAGCTCGGCGTCGTTGCCGATCATGATGACGTCGCTCGGCAAGCGGATGGGCGGTCTGCCCGACGGCCTTGCCAAGTTCACCGGACCCGAAGTGACCAAGACGCTCGACTATATCGGCGCGGGGGTTGGCGATGGCCCGTATCTGATGGGCGAGCAGCTGATGCTGGCCGATATCCAGATGTGCTACATCCTGGCGATCGCCGAGAGCGCCGGATTGCTCAAGGAGCACCCCGACGTCGCGGCGTATCTGGATCGCCTGCGCGCCCGCCCGGCGTTCATCGCCGCGACTGAAATCGGTGGCCCGCTGATGCCGGCCCGCCGCTAA
- the paoA gene encoding aldehyde dehydrogenase iron-sulfur subunit PaoA, producing the protein MHQDEGFPVSRRSVIAGGVASATLVAAPAVQAQTQGTAQAAPPTMPVTLKVNGRTTKITVDTRTTLLDALRENLKLTGTKKGCDHGQCGACTVIVEGRRINSCLTLAVMHEGEEITTIEGLGTPEKLHAMQAAFVKHDGYQCGYCTPGQICSAVATLGEIKAGIPSHVTGDISAQPTVTTDELRERMSGNICRCGAYANIIDAIHDVAGTERTA; encoded by the coding sequence ATGCATCAGGATGAAGGTTTTCCGGTGTCGCGCCGTAGCGTGATCGCCGGCGGTGTTGCGTCGGCTACGTTGGTTGCGGCGCCCGCCGTACAGGCTCAGACGCAGGGTACGGCGCAAGCGGCCCCGCCGACTATGCCCGTGACGCTCAAGGTCAATGGTCGCACGACCAAGATCACCGTGGATACGCGGACCACTCTTCTGGACGCGCTGCGTGAGAATTTGAAGCTTACCGGCACCAAGAAGGGCTGCGATCACGGTCAGTGCGGTGCGTGCACGGTCATCGTCGAGGGTCGGCGCATCAACAGCTGCCTGACGCTTGCGGTCATGCACGAAGGCGAAGAGATCACGACGATCGAAGGCCTCGGCACCCCCGAGAAGCTGCACGCGATGCAGGCCGCGTTCGTCAAGCATGATGGCTATCAGTGCGGCTATTGCACCCCCGGCCAGATTTGCTCGGCCGTCGCGACGCTCGGCGAGATCAAGGCGGGCATCCCCAGCCACGTGACTGGCGATATTTCGGCTCAGCCAACGGTGACCACCGACGAACTGCGCGAGCGGATGAGCGGCAACATCTGCCGCTGCGGTGCCTATGCGAACATCATCGACGCGATCCACGACGTCGCCGGTACGGAGCGCACCGCATGA
- a CDS encoding Rieske (2Fe-2S) protein produces the protein MSDGERLIATPAGIKLAPLDAIVDGKARNFVLQMRAGRFHGFVVRKDDAVFGYVDRCPHMGLPLAQVLDEYLTPRGDLIACSWHSALFEIDNGACVGGPCGGTRLTPWPVAVVDGMIVTAG, from the coding sequence ATGAGCGACGGCGAACGGCTGATCGCGACGCCGGCCGGGATCAAGCTCGCGCCGCTCGACGCGATCGTGGACGGCAAGGCGCGGAACTTCGTGCTGCAGATGCGCGCCGGCCGCTTCCACGGGTTCGTCGTGCGCAAGGACGACGCGGTGTTCGGCTATGTCGATCGCTGCCCGCACATGGGACTGCCGCTCGCGCAGGTGCTCGACGAGTATCTCACGCCGCGCGGGGACCTGATCGCGTGTAGCTGGCATTCCGCGCTGTTCGAGATCGACAACGGCGCGTGCGTCGGCGGACCATGCGGGGGAACGCGGCTGACGCCTTGGCCGGTCGCGGTAGTCGACGGGATGATCGTCACCGCAGGCTGA
- the maiA gene encoding maleylacetoacetate isomerase codes for MSLTLHGYWRSTTAYRVRIALALKGVAYAQVTHDLRKGAQREAGYRTLNPQGLVPALETKDAVLTQSPAILEWIEETYPDPPLLPGDANGRAIVRAMAATIACDIHPVNNLRILNALRTEFGVDEAVVNRWIARWIGDGFAAIETQIARHGDGFAFGTTPTIADCHLVPQVYSAERFAVDLSPYPKLKAAAENARALPAFAAAHPDRQPDADRA; via the coding sequence GTGAGCCTGACATTACACGGTTACTGGCGCTCGACCACCGCCTACCGCGTTCGCATCGCGCTGGCGCTGAAGGGCGTGGCGTATGCGCAGGTCACGCACGACCTTCGCAAAGGCGCGCAACGCGAGGCTGGCTACCGCACGCTCAACCCGCAGGGGCTCGTGCCGGCTCTAGAGACCAAAGACGCGGTCCTGACGCAAAGCCCCGCGATCCTCGAATGGATCGAGGAGACGTACCCCGATCCACCGCTGCTTCCTGGCGACGCGAACGGCCGGGCGATCGTCCGTGCGATGGCCGCGACGATCGCGTGCGACATTCATCCGGTGAATAATCTTCGTATCTTGAACGCCTTGCGCACCGAATTCGGAGTGGACGAGGCTGTGGTGAACCGCTGGATCGCACGCTGGATCGGCGACGGTTTCGCCGCGATCGAGACGCAGATCGCGCGGCATGGCGACGGCTTCGCGTTCGGGACGACACCGACGATCGCCGATTGTCACCTCGTCCCGCAGGTCTACTCCGCGGAACGGTTTGCGGTCGATCTCTCACCTTACCCGAAGCTCAAGGCGGCGGCAGAGAACGCCCGCGCTCTCCCCGCTTTCGCCGCCGCGCATCCGGATCGGCAACCGGACGCGGACCGCGCATGA
- a CDS encoding DUF350 domain-containing protein → MIDQYSFGASALAFLIAFVAAGAFTILFKIVYQVATPYHEKSLIREGNTAAAITLGAALLGYVLPLASALTHTVSLLEFAVWALLAGVIQIVTFLIVQHFVMRDFNDRIVRGEIAAATYMGSISLCVGILNAACMTN, encoded by the coding sequence ATGATCGACCAATACAGCTTCGGCGCCAGCGCGCTCGCCTTCCTGATCGCGTTCGTCGCGGCGGGGGCGTTCACAATACTGTTCAAGATCGTCTATCAGGTCGCGACGCCGTATCACGAGAAGTCGCTCATCCGCGAAGGCAACACCGCCGCGGCAATCACGCTCGGCGCGGCGTTGCTCGGCTATGTCCTGCCACTCGCATCCGCGCTGACGCATACCGTATCGCTGCTCGAGTTCGCGGTGTGGGCGTTGCTGGCGGGCGTGATCCAGATCGTGACGTTCCTGATCGTCCAGCATTTCGTGATGCGCGACTTCAACGACCGGATCGTCCGCGGTGAAATCGCGGCGGCGACCTATATGGGCAGTATCTCGCTGTGCGTCGGCATCCTCAACGCCGCCTGCATGACGAACTGA
- a CDS encoding PspA/IM30 family protein, with product MAIWSKLFTLGRAGAHEAGAAVVDANALRILDQEIRDADKAQGKARDDLAGLVARRRILETEVESFRAQATKYEASARIAVEKGNMDLARQVAQRIADLEQDIALKSPQVEDMRAAEEQIHTAVAQTDRKIEQLRREVEVVKVNESVQKAQASVASGSMGAGNKLGSAADSLARIRERQAIRGERIKAAGELEDRRTGADLDEKLRLAGIGPGQSSADDVLARLTAPKTPQVGQTLQIEQRDDSKTSDS from the coding sequence ATGGCCATCTGGAGCAAGCTTTTCACCCTCGGTCGCGCCGGCGCGCACGAAGCCGGAGCCGCGGTCGTCGATGCGAACGCGCTGCGCATCCTCGACCAGGAAATCCGCGATGCCGACAAGGCGCAAGGCAAGGCACGCGACGATCTCGCCGGGCTGGTAGCGCGTCGTCGTATCCTCGAAACCGAGGTCGAGAGCTTCCGTGCTCAGGCGACCAAGTACGAGGCGTCTGCGCGGATCGCGGTCGAGAAGGGCAACATGGATCTCGCGCGCCAGGTCGCGCAACGGATCGCCGACCTCGAGCAGGACATCGCGCTGAAGTCCCCGCAGGTCGAGGACATGCGCGCCGCCGAGGAGCAGATCCATACCGCCGTCGCGCAGACCGATCGGAAAATCGAACAGCTCCGCCGCGAGGTCGAGGTCGTCAAGGTCAACGAGTCGGTGCAGAAGGCGCAGGCTTCGGTCGCGTCGGGCAGCATGGGTGCGGGCAACAAGCTCGGCTCGGCGGCGGACAGCCTCGCGCGTATTCGTGAACGCCAGGCGATCCGCGGCGAGCGGATCAAGGCTGCAGGCGAACTGGAAGACCGCCGCACCGGTGCCGATCTCGACGAGAAGCTGCGGCTGGCGGGCATCGGACCGGGACAGTCGTCGGCGGATGACGTGCTCGCGCGCCTGACGGCACCAAAGACGCCGCAGGTCGGCCAGACGCTGCAGATCGAGCAGCGCGACGACTCCAAGACGTCGGACTCCTGA
- a CDS encoding glutathionylspermidine synthase family protein, producing the protein MRRIAVDPRGDWRERADAIGFVYHDTDGEPYWDEGAAYSFTLAEIEDDLEPAAEQLHAMCLDLVDEVVRDQQLMERLAIPREQWNYVAETWRTRQPSLYGRFDFAYDGTGPAKLYEYNADTPTSVFECATFQWMWLEDLLASGALPAGTDQFNSLFDKLRERFRALFPSGGFVHFAADASAIEDRQTVRFFEDLASQVGIEPKFVEMKDIGLAADGRFIDTDGFEVQAAFKLYPWEFMLREPYAPNLSRADVRWIEPAWKSILSNKGILPLLWERHPEHPNLLPAFFDKDPAAKILGPKYVRKPLFSREGANVEVIGDSGHAVLDQGYGAEGAIRQAYAPPPVFDGRHPVIGAWMVGNEAAGIGVREDDTVVTRNLARFVPHIIEANGD; encoded by the coding sequence ATGCGCCGGATCGCGGTCGACCCGCGCGGCGACTGGCGCGAACGGGCCGACGCGATCGGGTTCGTCTATCACGACACGGATGGCGAACCCTATTGGGACGAGGGTGCGGCCTACAGCTTCACGCTGGCGGAGATCGAGGACGACCTCGAACCCGCCGCCGAACAGCTGCACGCGATGTGCCTCGATCTGGTCGACGAGGTGGTCCGCGATCAGCAGCTGATGGAACGTTTGGCTATCCCGCGCGAGCAGTGGAACTACGTCGCGGAGACGTGGCGGACGCGCCAGCCGTCGCTTTATGGGCGGTTCGACTTCGCCTATGACGGGACCGGGCCTGCCAAGCTCTATGAGTATAACGCGGACACGCCGACCTCTGTGTTCGAATGCGCGACGTTCCAGTGGATGTGGCTCGAGGATCTGCTTGCCAGCGGTGCGTTGCCGGCCGGAACGGACCAGTTCAACAGCCTGTTCGACAAGCTGCGCGAACGCTTCCGCGCGTTGTTCCCGAGCGGCGGCTTCGTGCACTTCGCCGCGGACGCGTCGGCGATCGAGGACCGCCAGACGGTGCGGTTCTTCGAGGATCTGGCGTCGCAGGTCGGGATCGAGCCGAAGTTCGTCGAGATGAAGGACATCGGCCTCGCCGCCGACGGCCGCTTCATCGATACCGACGGCTTCGAGGTGCAGGCCGCGTTCAAGCTGTATCCGTGGGAGTTCATGCTTCGCGAGCCCTACGCGCCGAACCTGTCGCGCGCCGACGTGCGCTGGATCGAGCCGGCGTGGAAGTCGATCCTGTCGAACAAGGGCATCCTGCCGCTGCTGTGGGAGCGCCATCCGGAACATCCGAACCTGCTGCCGGCGTTCTTCGACAAAGATCCCGCCGCGAAGATCCTCGGGCCGAAATATGTGCGCAAGCCGCTGTTCTCGCGTGAAGGCGCCAACGTCGAGGTGATCGGCGATAGTGGCCACGCCGTGCTCGACCAGGGCTACGGCGCAGAGGGCGCAATCCGCCAGGCCTATGCACCGCCGCCGGTTTTCGATGGCCGGCATCCGGTGATCGGCGCATGGATGGTCGGCAACGAAGCCGCCGGGATCGGCGTTCGGGAGGACGACACGGTCGTGACGCGCAATCTCGCGCGGTTCGTGCCGCATATCATCGAGGCGAATGGTGACTGA
- a CDS encoding ankyrin repeat domain-containing protein: MVTDAPELPPLPPMERLVELMFDAARTGRDEMIPALLQAGVDIEVTDAKGYTSLVIASYNGQAEAAAALLAAGAQVDGAADARGNTALMGVCFKGYTEIAQILLDAGADVNRRNGVGQTALMMAALVNKTAIIDLLVEHGADATIVDAAGNSVHSLAVSQGNAALAERFATTN, from the coding sequence ATGGTGACTGACGCGCCAGAGTTGCCGCCACTGCCGCCGATGGAGCGGCTGGTCGAGCTAATGTTCGATGCAGCCCGGACGGGGCGTGACGAGATGATCCCGGCGCTGCTGCAGGCGGGCGTCGATATCGAGGTGACCGACGCCAAGGGCTACACGTCGCTGGTGATCGCCAGCTACAACGGCCAGGCCGAAGCCGCCGCGGCTCTCCTCGCAGCAGGCGCGCAGGTCGACGGCGCAGCAGATGCACGCGGCAACACCGCGCTGATGGGCGTCTGCTTCAAGGGCTATACCGAGATCGCGCAGATCCTGCTCGACGCGGGCGCCGACGTGAACCGGCGCAACGGCGTGGGTCAGACCGCGCTGATGATGGCGGCGCTGGTAAACAAGACGGCGATCATCGACCTGTTAGTGGAGCACGGCGCGGATGCGACGATTGTGGATGCGGCGGGAAACAGCGTGCATTCGCTGGCGGTGTCGCAAGGTAATGCAGCGTTGGCCGAGCGCTTCGCAACGACCAACTAG
- a CDS encoding DUF2491 family protein, protein MFDRLFGRKPALDGNALPVVRNVTLGRTVTVDPLAWRRFGSELLFPFDRDTLVIVAQGLIDLNEGGFVHRFYTDDDIMFQAVSNDRDGQDVTDVTLFAPWDSSYPSSAAERPAWKSRLKARTFTAEGLPEYSRAWFGPEASEQEPVTFWEELHDDRDGIVDRRIFQTCMLFSRDLPGDDGRELLLAIDMETESGDVSFEIMLGVALELGEFRA, encoded by the coding sequence ATGTTCGATCGCCTGTTCGGCCGCAAGCCAGCGCTTGACGGCAACGCCCTACCCGTCGTCCGCAACGTTACGCTGGGGCGGACGGTGACGGTCGATCCGCTGGCGTGGCGGCGGTTCGGGTCGGAACTGCTGTTTCCGTTCGACCGCGACACGCTGGTGATCGTCGCACAGGGGCTGATTGACCTCAACGAGGGCGGCTTCGTCCACCGGTTCTACACTGACGACGACATCATGTTCCAGGCCGTGTCGAACGACCGCGACGGGCAGGACGTGACGGACGTCACGCTGTTCGCACCGTGGGACAGCAGCTACCCGTCGTCGGCCGCCGAGCGTCCGGCGTGGAAAAGCCGGCTCAAGGCGCGCACCTTCACCGCCGAGGGACTGCCGGAATACAGCCGCGCATGGTTCGGCCCCGAAGCCAGCGAGCAGGAGCCCGTGACGTTCTGGGAGGAGCTCCACGACGACCGCGACGGGATCGTCGACCGCCGCATCTTCCAGACCTGCATGTTGTTCAGCCGCGACCTGCCGGGCGACGACGGGCGCGAATTGCTGTTGGCGATCGACATGGAGACCGAGTCCGGCGACGTCTCGTTCGAGATCATGCTGGGCGTGGCACTGGAACTCGGCGAGTTCCGCGCCTAG
- a CDS encoding rhodanese-related sulfurtransferase yields the protein MTETMPIRVVALYRFTPFADIAAIQPPLALACCSNGVKGTLLLAAEGINGTITGSEEGIDAVLAHIRALPGCADLDVKESRAETMPFHRMKVRLKREIVTMGEPTIDPLTGVGHYVEPKDWNALIAEPGTILIDTRNDYEVAVGTFAGAVDPQTRTFRDFPAWFREHRDELVGDGPPPKIAMFCTGGIRCEKSTAFLKAEGLDEVYHLKGGILKYLETVPAAESLWEGECFVFDQRVAVGHGLALGSHVLCHACRMPVSVEDRASPLYVEGVSCPACYDARDEAQRAGYAERERQMRLAEARGEAHVGAVLPKTHAGAALEVDG from the coding sequence ATGACCGAAACCATGCCCATTCGCGTCGTGGCGCTGTACCGCTTCACGCCGTTCGCCGACATCGCCGCGATCCAGCCGCCGCTCGCGCTCGCCTGCTGCTCGAACGGGGTGAAGGGGACGCTGCTGCTCGCCGCCGAAGGGATCAACGGAACGATCACGGGGTCCGAAGAGGGGATCGACGCGGTACTCGCGCATATCCGCGCGTTGCCGGGATGTGCCGACCTCGACGTCAAGGAATCGCGCGCGGAGACGATGCCGTTTCACCGGATGAAGGTGCGGCTGAAGCGCGAGATCGTGACGATGGGTGAACCGACGATCGATCCGCTGACGGGCGTCGGCCATTATGTCGAGCCGAAGGACTGGAATGCACTGATCGCCGAGCCGGGGACGATTCTGATCGATACGCGCAACGACTATGAGGTCGCGGTCGGGACGTTTGCCGGCGCGGTCGATCCGCAGACGCGGACGTTCCGGGATTTTCCGGCTTGGTTTCGCGAGCATCGTGACGAATTGGTCGGGGACGGCCCGCCGCCGAAGATCGCGATGTTCTGCACCGGGGGGATACGGTGCGAGAAGTCGACTGCGTTCCTGAAGGCCGAGGGGCTGGACGAGGTGTATCACCTCAAGGGCGGCATCTTGAAATATCTGGAAACCGTGCCCGCGGCGGAAAGCCTGTGGGAGGGGGAATGTTTCGTGTTCGATCAGCGGGTTGCGGTTGGACATGGTCTAGCGCTGGGAAGTCATGTGCTGTGCCATGCGTGCCGGATGCCGGTGAGCGTGGAGGACCGTGCTTCGCCTCTATATGTCGAGGGGGTGAGTTGCCCGGCGTGCTATGACGCACGGGATGAGGCGCAGCGGGCGGGGTATGCGGAGCGCGAGCGGCAGATGCGGTTGGCAGAGGCTCGGGGCGAGGCGCATGTCGGGGCGGTTTTGCCAAAGACGCATGCCGGAGCCGCGCTCGAGGTCGATGGCTAA
- a CDS encoding DUF1190 domain-containing protein: MKRSRSIVLTSLIAGSGISLTACDGDVGGKPVEAQSYASVAECRAAGALSAVQCDTAFEQAKADAAKTAPRFQDRQTCEEQYGAAQCEPRNNGNGGSFFTPLLTGFLVGQALNGGFGNRGAPMYRDRDGNYYGGAGGRINRDYVTGRTRVGSDAFTPTTARAPARVQSRSSVISRGGFGGGFGGRSFGG; encoded by the coding sequence ATGAAGCGTTCCAGATCGATCGTCCTCACCAGCCTGATCGCAGGATCGGGCATCTCGCTGACCGCCTGCGATGGCGATGTCGGCGGCAAGCCCGTCGAGGCGCAGAGCTACGCGTCGGTGGCTGAATGCCGTGCGGCCGGCGCGTTGTCCGCCGTCCAGTGCGACACCGCGTTCGAACAGGCCAAGGCCGATGCCGCGAAGACCGCGCCACGGTTTCAGGACCGCCAGACGTGCGAGGAGCAATATGGCGCCGCGCAATGCGAGCCACGCAACAACGGCAATGGCGGCAGTTTCTTCACCCCGCTGCTCACCGGCTTCCTCGTCGGGCAGGCGCTCAACGGCGGCTTCGGCAACCGCGGCGCACCGATGTACCGCGACCGCGACGGCAATTACTATGGCGGCGCAGGTGGCCGGATCAACCGCGACTATGTGACCGGCCGCACCCGCGTAGGCTCCGACGCCTTCACCCCGACAACCGCCAGAGCCCCTGCCCGCGTCCAGTCGCGCAGTTCGGTGATCTCGCGCGGTGGCTTCGGCGGCGGCTTTGGTGGTCGCAGCTTCGGGGGGTAA
- a CDS encoding YjfI family protein produces the protein MTDIWTVRSLKAALDTSEPAKAGEFTARILEGADPVLLVTMHHHGELELFVNVSEAQIACSTLLWPCDEQEHPLAFNTFLLKSQKLVPLSNFGIGTVDGRDYYELFGELATSSRLDTVIIELRTLAENAIDAATDLRHAQIPAA, from the coding sequence TTGACCGACATCTGGACCGTCCGCAGCCTGAAAGCCGCGCTCGACACGTCCGAGCCTGCGAAAGCCGGCGAATTCACCGCACGAATCCTGGAGGGCGCGGACCCGGTGCTGCTGGTGACGATGCACCATCACGGCGAGCTCGAACTGTTCGTCAACGTCAGCGAGGCGCAGATCGCGTGCTCGACGTTACTGTGGCCGTGCGACGAGCAGGAGCATCCGCTCGCGTTCAACACCTTCCTGCTGAAATCGCAGAAGCTGGTGCCGCTGTCGAACTTCGGGATCGGCACGGTCGATGGCCGCGACTATTACGAGCTGTTCGGCGAACTCGCGACGTCGAGCCGGCTCGATACCGTGATCATCGAACTGCGCACGCTTGCCGAGAATGCGATCGATGCGGCCACCGACCTGCGCCACGCGCAGATTCCCGCCGCCTGA